Within Portunus trituberculatus isolate SZX2019 chromosome 18, ASM1759143v1, whole genome shotgun sequence, the genomic segment ACCCAGCGCTGCATCACCACTACCTATCTACCACTACTCTCCCACTAACACTGCACACTGCTGGAAGCCTCAGGTCATTATCTCAGGCACAAGTGGACTTTTTTAAATCTTTACAAATGCACCCCATGTACGCATGATATTGGTGCAGCCAGCAAGCCTACATAATTTACAAATTTGAATTACCAACCAGTTAAAGAAAGGCTAGATGGCTTCCTGAACCATCTGATAAGCTTGTGAGTGCCAAGGAATATACATTGGTGCTTGTGATGGGCGTCAAGATCTGCTACTTCTCCtccaggaaggtggtggtggtgagcaaagGATTGGCCGCATCACTGGTGTCTGAGGTAGGCGTGGAGATCATGGTGGACACAACCAAGTCTCCTGCTGGGTGGAGGGTGTCTCCATTCACTGTCTCTATGCCCACCTCAGTCTCTCCGTCTGCCAAGAAGATGGACATGAGTTTTCTTTCATAGCTGGCTTATGGCTAATACTGTCTCTGTTGTTAAAATGGCTCCTGCTTGTTTCCTATGAGACTGACAATATTATTACATGTTGTGACCCTCATTTGGTAGAAACATATTCTGAGTTTAACTTATGCTTCTGTTCATCTTAAAATTCATATTCATTAAATTAAATagtatacagtaagcccccacacttggcgaatctcagcttggcgaaattcacatttggcggtagggtggccatggaccaccgagtgcacacTTGGCGATTTGAAGTCAAACTTGGCAGTCCCCTGGCGGCCGCATGGCGAACCACGCAGCTCCCCGGTGATGttagacctctctctaaacctatcagaacacAGTGTGGGAGTCtttttcagccattttgttagtgctaccctctgttctgctagcgtgggaacgaattctggcgatttactgCCAACATagcctctaccagcgcaacaggtggtaccggtgggggtaaggacaatggtggtggcggcaaggatgAAAGTGGGCAAGGGAAACGGTCTATTTTGTAcatgttctaatatgtgaaggcaaaagatttttgttcagctcaaaagatggtattttaggggtcaaaagagggactttggcaatgaccaaagactgattgaggcattttttaggcaatttaaaTAGTATAAAGAACTcatgcttggcgaaattcgcatttggcagtagtttcgccagactaattaatttgccaagtgcAAGGGCTTACTGTActacttttatttgatttagaaCTGTTTTCATTCAAAGACTAATGTAATCTTACATATAAGTTGAGTGTACTAACCATTACATTTAAGTAATTATGTGATTAATGACAGAAAGCAGAGCTGATGATGGTAACCTGGATGGCGTAAGGTCAGCCAGAGGGTGAAGTTTGAGCACAGCAGCTCCAAGACTGTGCTGTGGCCTGACAATACATTTTACAAGCAAGCCACCACACTGCAATCAAGCCCTCATCTGCCACCACACAGCACTCCACACTTCCACTTCCACTACAGAGCAATCTGCCCCTTAcctgccagagcctcaggcaagGCATCAAAGCTGGAGCAGACTGTGATGCCATCATGCAGGGCTGCCACTGTCTGCAGTACCCGAGGCTTCATACACAGGAACACCAACGTCTGTCCACGCAGCTGGAAGTCTTCTACCATGCCCTTGATGCCCTGAaaatgtcattatcattattatcctcaACATattttactaccattattactatcatcatcatagtTCCAATCTACAATACAACCTCAAGTTTCACCACTGTGGGGCTATTGGTCTGTTACTGTTTCTTCATACTACTGGACATAGGGATGGTGCAAGCAAGGAGCATCTGTTATATGGTGTTAGATAAGGAGATAGGACAATATTAGATTGACTCAATGGCTACATATAACAAATAGGTaagtacataaacacacacacacacacacacacacacacacacacacacacacacacacacacacacacacagcccggtagctcagtggttagagcgctggcttcacaagccagaggactggggttcgattccccggccgggtggagatatttgggtgtgtttcctttcacgtgtagcccctgttcacctagcagtgagtaggtacgggatgtatatcaaggagttgtgaccttgttgtcccggtgtgtggtgtgtgcctggtttcaggcctatctcaagatcagaaataatgagctctgagctcgttccgtagggtaacgtctggctgtcttgtcagagactgcagcagatcaaacagtgaaacacaccttAGCTGAAGTGTAGTCAGCTGTGTCAATGAAGGTGCAGTCAATAACCACTGGGAGGGAGCCACCAGCCTGCTTGAGCCCAGCCTTCCTGATGGTAGCCCTGATGTGGGATGTGCTTGGGTAGCTGACACCATGTGCTGGAGTCACCAGGACGTAGCCACCATGCTGCTTCTGATAGGCCACAGTGATGGACATTAGACCACTGGGAAGTTATGGCAAGTGTAGCCTAGAATCATATACTcattgagaagaaagagaaccaaaagtaaaaaaatcaaggaaggaaTATTTCTGAAATGAGTTTAACAAAAGActcaagaataaaatcagtTAAAGTatcagtgtttgaaaagattaATTGAGGATTTAAACCAATTTAAGGTGAAAacccaatgaaaataaaaagaggaagaatccTATATCACATTCATAGTTTAAACCCTGTATAAATAAAATCTACTATATAAGACAATTCATTAGCTCTAAATTCTCGATTGTTTTGCTATGACAGGCAGATCAAGTGACAGCAGGTGGAGATGGTGATAGGACtgcagtatgagagagagagagagagagagagagagagagagagagagagagagagagagagagagagagagagagagagagagagagagagagagagagagagagagagagagagagagagagagagagagagagagagagactagtgacAGTAATATTTCTCCACCAACAAGGAGAGGTTGAGAGGCTTTAATGGAGGACAGTGCTCACCCCTGGAGGGACGAGGGCGACCTTCACCGAGGGCGTGGCAATGGAGAACAGCAACATGGACAGGTTAAGGCCAATGCCCAGCAGGATGCCCCACTCCAGGCCCCACATGAGGCAGGCTATGAAGGTCACCAGAAGGGGCACCAGGTCAATCTTTTTGCTGCGCCACAGAGGCATGACAATGGAGTAGTCAATGAGGTGGATCACTGCACACATGATCACTGCTGCTAACGTGGACTTCGGAATGTATCTattgaagagagtgagagggaagaaattTAGGGTCAATTGATTAAGTTATGATATTTCTTCTCAAATAAAAGTGGTAAAGCATGGGTTTGCTTTGCttatttattagtgttttcGTGTTTGTTATCAATATATGATGACAATAAAAACTTTGAAATAAATTTGTAAATATCAAAGTTTAAAGTAGCACAGTACCTGATGGCCCATGTGATGCTCTGTCTTTCTTAATTCAAACATTATATGTATGAGAAGTATGTTTTGGATAGCAGGGCCCCATAAAGACTCCAGACAAAACCTAAGTATCATCTGTAACAACTACCATGTATGTTGCAAGAAAAATATTTTTGGCTTTACTCTTAACTGCCCTGCTACTAAGGACTAACCTGAAGGCTGGGGTGAGGAAAGCCAATGACAGCAGCACCATCACTCCTGTCACCAGGCCCCCAGCAGGCGTCCTCACTCCACTGCTTAGGTTCACGGCTGACCGAGACAGGGACCCAGTTGTGGGCATTGACCTGTGAATGCAGTTCAAGTGGAGTTACAACTGGGAATTACATTAAGAAATTTTTTACAGGATATTATGTAGGTATCACTACCAGCTGTATTTACATTTAAGGTAGAGCAGGGTTGCATGGTACATTTGATGAAAATGCATCAGGTTACTGCTTGAACAAAGTTGGTCTTAAGTCTTCTTACAGTTTCTGTTCACACTTTTACGTATTACAATCTGCTCTTCCAGTGAACATCTACATTAATTCCTAGTTTTGCATCCTGTTTACAGAAACTggataaaatacaaaaagaaggaaaggaagaaaagatgaatattaAGGGGTGAAGAagcaaactaataaaaaaaaaaaactaaatatgtaCAGTattatgaaaaaacaaaatgagatgAAATACAAGACAAAAAGGTAAAGACAAGAGCAAAATGATTTAAACCCTCCAGATAACAAAGGAAGGTCTCAAGATCAGCAGGCACAGCTCCTCACCCAAAGAAGGAACCAACAAGGTTAGCAATGCCCAGTGTGATGATTTCCTGAGTGGCATCAAAGGTGCGTCCCTTGGCGAAGGCGCTGACAATGGCAATGTGGTCCAGGATGGCGATGAaaggcaccatcaccaccccaatGCCGATGTCACTCATGATCTCTGGGAATGGCACTGTCtcattggtgttggtgttgattgTGGAGAAGGCTGGCAAACTTGCCTTGGGGATGCCTGGCTCCACATGACCTGCAAAgcatggatggatagatgagtgggtggatggaCAGACTGatggacaaggaaataaaaatatgaagagtGAAATGGATAAATTTATGAGTGGATATGCAAAAGAATAAGAGGTTGAATATAAGGATGGATGAGTGAATAAGAGAATGGATAGAGATGGACagcaaaataagtgaataaaaaaaaaataattggatGGACTGGTACAGAATGATGAATAAAGGGATACATAGAACAaatgaatggagaaaaggatggaaagataaatacataacTGGACAAACAGAGGGATGCACACACCACCAacctttctttaatttgctaTCCAAGCCTTATCACTAGGCCTATAACAGTCCGTCCACCATCCTTAGTGCCTTCCACCAACCACACACCTGTTATAGTGAAGGGCTGGTCATCGCCATCCAGGGAGTAAGCGATGACAGAAGCAATGATGACTACCAGAGCATTGCGTCCCACTGAGAGGTAGAAAATCACCTTCTTGAGCACCCGTTGTCCCAGGCCACGGCTACTGTGGTCCAGACATGGCCACCGGATGGACCGCACCTCCTGCAAGAGTGGAAGAGTAATGTATAATGGATGGAATAAAAAGTGATTATCCTTActtgggtaattttttttctgatcatcAGCTGGTTGCTCACCTTTTCTAAGCTATACATGCAAAACTTACTACCACATGTGTTGCTCCATtagacctgtgtgtgtgagagagagagagagagagagagagagagagagagagagagagagagagagagagagagagagagagagagagagagagagagagagagagagagagagacttaactcCTCTTATCTATTACGAACTTATCAATCAGGGTTTATAAGGAAACTGTCAGTAGGAATTTGAACTGAATGAGTCAAAGCAAAGTGAAGTGGGAGTGAGTGCATCAGATAACTGGACTTCTCATAACTATGCCCATAAAATTCTTGTACCAAAGTTATTTCCCTGCACAGATTTACATATCCGCAAATTTTGAGTTTACTTTGCTTCGTTTACATATGGAGAGGAGCCTGCAGCCCTGCCTAACCTTCAACCACACCAGCAGCATCTGTATATTACTCATGACAAGTCTTCACTGATGATTGACAGAAGTGGTTATCATTACATGAGTTAACACATTTGGTTCTGTTCAATTTCCAGACTTTATAAAAACACATAgagtaaaacaatgaaatatttgTAATTAATTGCTAAATGTCACCCTAATCCAAAATAATCATCTAATGGTATACAATACATTAAATTGACAGCATGGTAATGGTAGGAATAATGATTTTATATGCTTCATGTTACAGTGAATTATGACTGTTaacgaaaaaaattaaaatggtcGGAGTAAAACAATTAGTTTTTCTATAAGGGAAATGATGAGGTTTTGTTCTATATTGGTCTAAATTCTATATACACAATTAAATATGTATCTAATAAAATaatctggagaaaaaaaaaataatgacgatgacTTACAGAATATTTTGCATTTCACTGCACTCCCCACATAGGTaagtgaaaaaggtaaaaaaaaaatgaccaacGGTAAAATTGAGTTCCACCTGAGCTAGACAAGTAATTAAGTCATGCAGCTCACGTCCACATCCCTCCCACGCCACACGCCACACGCCGCCTCGCTCTGGTATTAGGGAGGGTAACATCCACGCCCCTCCCACGCCACTCCTCTCTCTGGTATTAGGGAAAGTAACATGTTTCTCCCTTTAAGTGACACACTAATGATTGACTCATACTGGAACActcacagaaaaataaataaataaaataacaaggaCAATGCATAAGGCAAATAGTGAGAATAATACAAATTTGGGATAAATGACCATGATAACACATACATGGGGCAAATGACACGCTAATAATGTGAGACACTGAACGTTCATTGCCTGTATTATGAACCAACTAAAGGGAGCAAGTATAATAcatacaaatgtgtgtgtgtgtaccttgagCAGTAGTAGCAAGACGATACACACAAGGCCCAGCGTGAGATCCTGCCACCTGAAGTCCTTAATGTTAGAGAAGACCTTGACCCAGGTGTCCACGAGGCCCTTGGTTTTCAGGGAGAGGCCGAAGAGCGCTTTGAGCTGCGAGGACGcgatggtgatggcggcggcggaggtGAAGCCACTGATGACAGGCTGCGAGATGAAGTTGATGAGGAAGCCTGCAAGACGAGGACACACGAATTACGAAACGCAGCTTCCGGTAGCAACAAGTCTTCAGGCTGATGAGAAAACCTATGAGAAGAGGATATACGGATTGTAAGAGGGATTCAGATACTTGTGTTGATATGATGAATGTTGcagtgagagaaatgaaaataatatgaaattaGCAATGATTTCAGATAGCAAAagaccttagaaaaaaaaaaaaaagaatttgcaTGATCATaaggcactgtccccgagaaaccgcATGGATTACAAGAGATTACACGATATTTCACACAACACAAGTTCGAAATAaagtggaaaaatgaaagagaataccactataaagtaaataaataaaatcaataaaaaaataaataaaaatgcgtaTTCtgcattatgagagagagagagagagagagagagagagagagagagagagagagagacaagcccTATAACAAAACTAGCTGGAAGCCTGGAGTatattgtaatgataataataatacatgatgaggatggtgatgatgatgatgatgatgaatgcgGTGCAGTGTGGTAGCGAGGCTGACGTGGGGAGGCGTTAAGGATTTTCTCTACTACGCGTCCTGTTCCACCTTTAGGAATTCGATACAAGTTAAGCCACGTTAAGCCCAAGTTAAGCCCCGCGTTCCCTGATCATTCGGAGTCCTGCTAAAGAGAACTTCCCATTTCCTCATGTATTTTGTGTTTACTTTCCCTGCGGCAGATGAAGGTCGGCGAGCGATCGATAAGCAATCTCCACTCTTACTTTGGGACCGAGagtgaaaagaaacgaaaagaagggaaaacttaTGTTCCTAGTTGATAAATTAAGGGGAATATAACCTAATATCCTCGCTGATAAATTATGGGAATCACCGAAAGCCTTGGAAACTTTAGATgtgaagaaaatactgaaagaaattaagaaaaaaataataaaggaaaacccACCTGATGTCCTTATTGATGAATTAAGGACATTGTTGATAACGTATGGGAATCAGTGATAGCCTCCACAGCTTCCAATACCACGTGAATGTGcaaaatacacaagaaaaatgtgagaaacTAAATATTTTGAAAAGAAAGTTTGAAGATGTgacgaaccacacacacacacttcaatattCCAGGGACTATATAATTCTCTTAGTGCGGAGAAATTCAATTAGCGGGgattgtaaggaaaaaaaaaataccacacgGATACTACAACTAAAAACGCTGAAAAATATTAATCCTTCAGTACTAAGTTACATTTTTACCAAgacttttgggtatgattagaagatctatttacatcaggaagggtttatggaggttagaaaatcggtggccagtcttcactatttcaatcttcttacataagtttctgaagctgtataaaatcaccacatggtaaccacaataaatatgaaaatgtgtcatagtaGTGATGAGATTCATTACTACGCGGAAGAATGAGGAACAACTTATAATAAACGATGTGATATAATTAACTCCCTTTGTTACTGTTTGAAAGAATGTACCTAaaattaattctttccttgctgTGGaagtcctttttttcattcagagcattgtaaaaaaggagaataggagtatttttctttttctaggcTACATAACCACCGGAGGCTGAATACAAAATTGTGACTCAAAGTTATAGTTGACGGGAACTTGTCTAGCATTGAATGGGTTGGGTTGATCGCAAagacattcagagagagagagagagagagagagagagagagagagagagagagagaatcatatcaatatttttttgttacaaaacgatgagaaagtaaaacatcagtgtgtgagaaaaaaaatttccaaGTGTTTATGACAGAAGAtgaaattagaagaagaagaagaagaagaagaagaagcgactgattgattagagagagagagagagagagagagagaggaaagcgtaaCATCACGttcatatgaagaaagaaaaaaagaaaaaaatatgtataataatgaacacacacacacacacacacataccaaggTTGATAACACCGGACACGAATTCTATGAGGCCTGAGGTGAAGCAGAGGAGCACGGCATAGACCaccccgccgctgctgctgtacTGGTAGGTCATCAGGGCCATGATCGCCGTGGGCCCGATGTTCATCTCCATGGTGGACCCCAGCAAGAAGTACACGAAGCAAGGGATGAAGGCCGAGTACAGACCATCCTGCAGAAGAGAAACGGGTGGGTATAAGTGggtgtgcggtggtggtggtggtgagacagaTGTGTGGTTTTGTGTTATGATGTGGTGTATAAGtgtatggatctctctctctctctctctctctctctctctctctctctctctccgtttccattttgatttcctttctaggtcttctcttactcaacCATCTCCACAGTTTCCCTATAACCTATCCCTAAAGTAAAGTCTATTCCAGTATTTCCTAAACCTTATCCTAATCTATCTTACCCAGTCACAACATACAAACCCCAAAAAACCCAAGTAGCCTATTCCTTGTCTATTTCAAAGCCTATTCCAAAACTCCACACGTATCCTAGCCTATCCTTATTCTATCCTAGAGTCTATCCACCTACTACAACATCCAGGCTAAAAGTTGGTGCATAATCCTGCCTGGTCTCGCCCATAATGTCCCAATGCAAAGGCCAGGCCATAACTTCTTCAGCCTAACTACTGGTATTCTTTCCGCCCCTTTCCTGGGTGGTGTGGCGGCATGCAAggggtgtgtgggagggtgaggggaagagaagcgCATTATCCCCCTCCTTCCTGCTTCATGTCACGGTCCAgggaaaggggggaaggggaaagggaaggggtgggaaagggaaaaagggaggactGGTTGTTCGTAAGCTCAGGGAAGGGACGGTATTGTTTgtaaaatgtatttttttttactgtatgtatgtatgtatgcatgtatgtatgcttgtatgtatgtatgtggaaATAGTATGGTTCTTCTTTTgcgtgttttattcatttttttttttctttttcgttctttgaatatattatttttttctcgtctcccctttttttgcattttttttgtactttctccctccctgtcaTGTAATTTTAAAATATCAACTtactaaaatctctctctctctctctctctctctctctctctctctctctctctctctcattaattcaaACTTGAGGCGTTTCCTTTGATGACAATtcttaaaaaaagatgaagatacttaactgtgtgtgtgtgtgtgtgtgtgtgtgtgtgtgtgtgtgtgtgtcctcccagCAGGCATGAGAATGGACGAGCCTGGCGGGACGTGAACGAGATAGTGTATTGACAGGGATCATCATCTCTGCTCAGTAAACACTATGACCTGCCAGCcagccattcacacacacacacacacacacacaggaacatagTAAACTTGATTCATATCtgcaaaaaatgtaaataaaatgtgtaaagatatataaaaatcactaaatgcaatcacagagagagagagagagagagagagagagagagagagcaaacggtTACATACAGAGGCACATCAGACTTTCATTACGCTACGTTACGCcctttttgctgttttccaaTAGTTTGATACCATTTGCTACGGTAAAAGTCATCCGATAGCTCCACTTTGATTAAATTTGGATATCATATTGGAACACCGATTGTATTGCATTATTTTTgtgatcattattttcattcattattttttcgaaggaggaggaggaggaggaggaggaggaggacctaaAAAGGGagcttaaatgaaaaaaaaaaaaataataaaataaacgaaatgggtggattataagagagagagagagagagagagagttgtaacgcgtaggatgatgataatacaaGGCTTTGGTGGTGTAGGGGACGAAGTGTGTTGCAAGGGGGAATGTAAAAACTGCCCTCAATATtctaagctacaatatgttgggcagattagcagcagcagcagtggtggtggtggtggtggtggtggtggtggtgggtaagcttcgtgtgtgtgtgaacgaagGTTTAAGATGGTCATGTCTCCTTTATTGCCCAAGATATCTCGGTTATATAAGGATGAAAGAGCTGGTTTCTATAatgttcttcctgttttttcagccctcttcttctctatctttcttatctatctatctatctttctatctatctatccatttatctctttctatttattcatccattcaccTATCCATCTaattatcaatctatttattaatGAATCCATCTGTCTTATCAGTAAATCGACTCACTATCCATCATAAACTAACTGctcactcatcacacacacacacacacacacacacacacacacacacacacacacactagtaaatataatCTTCATAAACACTTAGTTCATCAGGACCTTTATACGCTGCCCGCCACTCATcctccctcccattcttcccctcccctcgcaCAGCATCGTCATCGCAGTCATGTCCTTGGGGAAGCGAAGGTCGTgcggagagatagagagatccTTCATAGTCgtacccaaccaccaccaccaccactactactactactaccaccatcatcacctcacAGTAATTAATCCTTGTCTTTGCTTTTAATTCTATTCCTGATTCTTTGTGTTTCTATGTCCCTtggtttctgtctgtttttttttttttttttgtattctctctctctctctctctttctgggatgcgtttttttgtttttgttttctctttttggtctactTTTCAGCACGTGTCTATTTACCAAGCcgtgtttgtttaccttgtaGTGTGCAGGGCTGGAGCAAGACTACCAAGGTCTTGTCTTCGTATCTGTTTATCTAGCCTAGCCTTTCCTTCACTTGATGTAGGCACCTACCtgtt encodes:
- the LOC123505420 gene encoding sodium-independent sulfate anion transporter-like; amino-acid sequence: MECDNINREDAVYRSTVVALEGDAPSPPGGVFYFLRNKAGRCLSRKTLHRRLPCLTWLRSYNAECLLGDLVAGLTVGLMIIPQALAYGIVAGLTPSDGLYSAFIPCFVYFLLGSTMEMNIGPTAIMALMTYQYSSSGGVVYAVLLCFTSGLIEFVSGVINLGFLINFISQPVISGFTSAAAITIASSQLKALFGLSLKTKGLVDTWVKVFSNIKDFRWQDLTLGLVCIVLLLLLKEVRSIRWPCLDHSSRGLGQRVLKKVIFYLSVGRNALVVIIASVIAYSLDGDDQPFTITGHVEPGIPKASLPAFSTINTNTNETVPFPEIMSDIGIGVVMVPFIAILDHIAIVSAFAKGRTFDATQEIITLGIANLVGSFFGSMPTTGSLSRSAVNLSSGVRTPAGGLVTGVMVLLSLAFLTPAFRYIPKSTLAAVIMCAVIHLIDYSIVMPLWRSKKIDLVPLLVTFIACLMWGLEWGILLGIGLNLSMLLFSIATPSVKVALVPPGKQHGGYVLVTPAHGVSYPSTSHIRATIRKAGLKQAGGSLPVVIDCTFIDTADYTSAKGIKGMVEDFQLRGQTLVFLCMKPRVLQTVAALHDGITVCSSFDALPEALADGETEVGIETVNGDTLHPAGDLVVSTMISTPTSDTSDAANPLLTTTTFLEEK